A single window of Treponema primitia ZAS-1 DNA harbors:
- a CDS encoding nitrogenase component 1 produces the protein MSEIAIYGKGGIGKSTISSNISAVLGRQGKKILQIGCDPKHDSTRFLLHGERITTVLDYLKGKSPDQCNLSDIVHTGAFGVHCVEAGGPEPGVGCAGRGILSTFELLDRLGIKENNYDDIIYDVLGDVVCGGFAVPIRRGYAEKVYIVTSGEFMAIYAANNILRGLGNYDLNKDRAGGIIFNSRGLVEEEDRVKRFCDAVGLPLIARFPRSDLFSDCEREGKCLVEAFLDSDLAEQFAILADKIHSQKEFYAPAPLSDEELEERILGKKAIPVQKQAPVHPVLKTLPQQQAFFSKSLVSREPLHGCAFSGAMSITTQIDDSISIAHGPRSCAHITYQSITSIPRRFLLERGIVLPYGSSPPVVSSEMNEGVMIFGGADELRQKILEAKARSPKVLFILTTCPSGIIGDDLRFVQDLADDATRIVPVLTDGNIQGDYLQGILMAYRETARALIDRNCIPENDTVNIVAEKSETNAREKSFRYVKDILDRFGIRINCHFICETTVDEIRRFRRGKLNLLAYGDYMGRSIRTFLETEFGAEFLDKPFPIGFRESCDWVRSIGEYFHKEKDKTDAIVTDYRKQYQDGIDRIKPYLEGRRLMVITYNQNIDWMLQTALDLGMKISFVGILNFSQDNNFMTDLKEYIQELYVPYDHGRREADIARVKPDLLLANYGSNEQDQSILTDTIPLCPTAGFLSGLLFANRWAEIFKMNLKEGWRQDELLFRKYSS, from the coding sequence AAAAAGTCCCGACCAATGTAACCTTTCCGATATTGTCCACACTGGAGCTTTCGGTGTGCACTGCGTGGAAGCCGGCGGGCCTGAACCGGGGGTGGGCTGTGCGGGCCGGGGTATATTAAGTACCTTTGAGCTTTTGGATCGGCTGGGTATAAAAGAGAATAACTACGATGATATCATCTATGATGTTTTGGGGGATGTGGTCTGCGGCGGCTTTGCGGTACCCATCAGGCGGGGTTACGCAGAAAAGGTGTATATCGTTACTTCCGGGGAATTCATGGCCATCTATGCGGCCAATAATATTCTGCGGGGGCTTGGTAATTACGATCTGAACAAAGACCGCGCCGGTGGGATCATCTTCAACTCCCGGGGCTTGGTGGAGGAAGAAGATCGGGTCAAGCGTTTCTGCGATGCCGTTGGTCTCCCCCTAATTGCCCGCTTCCCCAGAAGTGATCTCTTTTCCGATTGCGAGCGCGAGGGGAAGTGTCTCGTAGAAGCCTTCCTCGATTCGGACTTGGCGGAACAATTTGCAATCCTGGCGGATAAAATCCATTCCCAGAAGGAGTTCTATGCCCCGGCGCCGCTTTCCGATGAGGAACTGGAAGAGCGGATTCTTGGGAAAAAAGCAATACCGGTACAGAAACAGGCGCCGGTTCACCCGGTACTTAAAACCCTTCCTCAACAGCAGGCCTTTTTTTCCAAGAGCCTCGTATCACGGGAACCCCTGCACGGCTGCGCCTTCAGCGGGGCTATGAGTATCACTACCCAGATAGATGACAGTATTAGTATCGCCCATGGTCCCAGGAGCTGCGCTCATATTACGTATCAAAGTATCACCTCAATCCCACGGCGTTTCCTTCTGGAACGGGGGATTGTCCTCCCCTACGGATCCTCACCGCCGGTGGTTTCCTCTGAAATGAACGAGGGGGTAATGATATTCGGCGGCGCCGACGAACTCCGGCAAAAAATTCTTGAAGCTAAGGCCCGCTCCCCAAAGGTATTGTTTATTCTGACAACCTGTCCCAGTGGAATTATCGGCGATGATCTCCGGTTTGTTCAGGATCTGGCGGATGATGCAACAAGGATCGTCCCCGTATTGACCGATGGTAATATCCAAGGGGATTATCTTCAGGGTATACTGATGGCCTATAGGGAAACGGCCCGTGCGCTTATCGACAGAAACTGTATACCCGAAAATGATACGGTTAATATTGTTGCGGAAAAGTCGGAAACCAATGCCCGGGAGAAAAGTTTCCGGTATGTAAAGGATATCCTGGATCGCTTCGGTATACGCATTAACTGTCATTTTATCTGTGAAACCACGGTTGATGAGATCCGCCGCTTCAGGCGGGGAAAACTCAACCTCCTTGCCTATGGGGATTATATGGGACGGTCCATCAGGACTTTCCTCGAAACCGAATTCGGCGCGGAGTTTCTGGATAAGCCCTTCCCCATAGGCTTCCGGGAAAGCTGTGACTGGGTCCGCAGTATTGGTGAGTATTTTCATAAAGAAAAGGATAAAACCGATGCGATTGTGACGGACTATCGAAAACAGTATCAGGATGGGATTGACCGTATTAAACCATACCTTGAGGGGCGGCGGCTTATGGTTATTACCTACAATCAAAATATTGACTGGATGCTGCAAACCGCCCTTGACCTGGGAATGAAGATTTCTTTTGTAGGAATCCTAAATTTCTCCCAGGATAATAATTTTATGACGGATCTTAAAGAGTACATACAGGAATTGTACGTTCCTTATGATCACGGCAGACGGGAAGCTGACATTGCCCGCGTTAAGCCGGATCTGCTGCTTGCCAATTATGGATCAAATGAACAGGATCAATCCATTTTAACCGACACCATACCCCTGTGTCCCACCGCAGGATTTTTGAGCGGTCTTCTGTTCGCAAACCGGTGGGCGGAAATTTTTAAAATGAACTTAAAAGAAGGCTGGAGGCAGGATGAATTACTATTCAGAAAATATAGCTCCTGA
- a CDS encoding nitrogenase component 1: MNYYSENIAPDSFTGAIFALEGISDACVVLNGPTGCKFYHSAISDSQFLRTASYNPLEFIEGFYFGQPRVPSTYLDGNDYVFGGGEKIANILRTVVKKGYALIAVINSPGAALIGDDLSRFLEEEVKDIPCFSMENTGFSGSFGLGYQNAIIGAMKAIGLRSTGLTSEGEAKKKTVNLLGLCIYQKYYDQNYLTLKNLLGLCDIEVIAAPGAGDDTAALRRMAEAALNVIVYPEYGRMIAEFLHKEYGMPCLCPEEGPPMGFDAASSFVRQVCEALGADPGKALELIDRARARAYLYLSRFSSLLGLPKGTLFSLKAEASTAYALTKWLCGYLGMIPAAISVLPESDTEFTEKLRIFLTGIHYQETLQKSIIETTTHILLGDGNTVAELKLYGQRFCGIEIMLPVLGYLDITEKTIFGGQGALFLLEQILNGLRFVIP; this comes from the coding sequence ATGAATTACTATTCAGAAAATATAGCTCCTGACAGCTTTACCGGCGCTATTTTTGCCCTGGAAGGCATAAGCGACGCCTGCGTCGTATTAAACGGTCCCACGGGCTGTAAATTCTATCATAGCGCCATCAGCGACAGCCAGTTTTTGCGTACCGCCTCCTATAATCCTCTGGAGTTTATTGAAGGCTTTTATTTTGGTCAGCCCAGGGTCCCATCCACTTATCTGGACGGTAATGATTATGTTTTCGGCGGCGGCGAGAAAATTGCAAACATCCTCAGGACGGTAGTAAAAAAGGGATACGCCCTTATTGCGGTGATCAATTCCCCCGGAGCAGCCCTCATCGGTGACGATCTGTCCCGGTTTCTGGAAGAGGAAGTGAAGGATATCCCTTGTTTTTCCATGGAGAATACCGGGTTTTCCGGCAGCTTTGGTTTGGGGTATCAAAATGCAATTATAGGCGCCATGAAAGCCATTGGGTTAAGGTCTACTGGGCTGACATCCGAAGGTGAAGCAAAGAAAAAAACAGTAAACCTCCTTGGCCTGTGTATTTATCAGAAATACTACGATCAAAATTACCTGACCCTGAAAAACCTGCTCGGTCTCTGCGATATTGAAGTGATCGCTGCGCCGGGAGCAGGGGATGACACAGCGGCGCTGCGCCGGATGGCCGAAGCCGCATTGAATGTGATTGTTTATCCGGAGTATGGCAGGATGATTGCTGAATTCCTGCATAAAGAATATGGGATGCCTTGCCTGTGTCCGGAGGAGGGGCCCCCCATGGGCTTCGACGCTGCATCCTCCTTTGTGCGGCAGGTCTGTGAAGCCCTGGGCGCCGATCCCGGAAAAGCATTGGAACTCATAGATCGTGCGCGGGCCCGGGCCTACCTGTACCTGTCCCGTTTTTCTTCCCTCCTGGGGCTGCCCAAGGGGACCTTGTTTTCCCTAAAGGCCGAAGCTTCCACGGCCTATGCCCTGACAAAATGGCTCTGCGGCTACCTGGGCATGATCCCCGCAGCAATTTCTGTTCTGCCTGAATCTGATACTGAATTCACAGAAAAACTGCGGATATTTCTTACCGGTATCCATTATCAGGAAACATTGCAAAAGTCCATCATCGAAACCACTACCCACATTTTACTAGGCGATGGGAACACCGTTGCGGAATTAAAGTTATACGGACAGCGATTCTGCGGTATAGAAATTATGCTTCCTGTTCTGGGGTATCTTGATATTACCGAAAAAACTATTTTTGGCGGGCAGGGTGCGCTGTTCCTTCTGGAACAGATTTTAAACGGTTTACGTTTTGTAATACCCTAG
- a CDS encoding bifunctional adenosylcobinamide kinase/adenosylcobinamide-phosphate guanylyltransferase yields MIILITGGIKSGKSRRALDIAVQEWQVSPESPVSFIATAEALDDEMKLRIKRHREERAVLGGIAGRDKAQGFITIEEPLELDRAIAAAGQRVLVDCLALWVNNIMYYKREDDFPRLLESSISEMKDCIVVTNETGLGNVPFDETTRRYNLLLAEANRRIAAAADRVELMVSGIPLRVK; encoded by the coding sequence ATGATCATACTTATCACCGGCGGAATTAAATCGGGGAAGTCCCGGCGAGCCCTGGACATAGCCGTACAGGAATGGCAGGTTTCACCGGAGTCGCCGGTTTCCTTTATTGCCACCGCGGAAGCCCTGGACGATGAGATGAAACTCCGCATAAAGCGGCACCGGGAAGAGCGGGCCGTCCTTGGCGGTATAGCCGGCCGGGACAAAGCTCAAGGTTTCATCACCATTGAGGAGCCCCTGGAACTGGACCGGGCGATTGCCGCTGCTGGACAGCGTGTGTTGGTGGACTGCTTAGCACTGTGGGTAAACAACATCATGTACTATAAGCGGGAAGACGATTTTCCCCGGCTCCTGGAATCTTCGATTAGTGAAATGAAGGATTGTATCGTTGTTACCAACGAGACGGGGCTGGGAAATGTTCCCTTTGACGAGACCACTAGGCGCTACAATCTACTCCTGGCGGAGGCCAATCGAAGGATCGCCGCCGCTGCGGATCGGGTGGAGCTCATGGTTTCCGGTATACCCCTGAGGGTTAAATGA
- the cbiR gene encoding cobamide remodeling phosphodiesterase CbiR has protein sequence MMEPSPVAGIFPKARLLVPSWVIPGTYLENLRFLEDKSEVQGVELLFFIYDGEIRDQLDAEWEGIGQFADRFVFTAHLPDPLLPEHEELVNRLNPLVRSFIVHPGPPEDAPAQGALVNGWAKKYPSKAGAAGSPYRFLAENTNAGRLDALLPYLECLGICMDTGHLLMDGKSPAEFFKEHSDRIGEIHLHGVDREKAAVDGRLADHRPVRAEEKWFGELLPLLRQFAGNINMEVFSWEEVAAGINSIRRHIYGKH, from the coding sequence ATGATGGAACCATCACCTGTGGCAGGTATCTTCCCCAAAGCCCGGCTTTTGGTTCCGTCCTGGGTTATCCCCGGTACCTATCTGGAAAATTTGCGGTTCCTGGAAGACAAGAGCGAAGTTCAGGGTGTAGAATTACTGTTTTTTATATACGATGGTGAAATTCGAGATCAGCTGGATGCCGAATGGGAGGGGATAGGGCAATTTGCGGACCGCTTTGTTTTTACCGCCCATCTGCCGGATCCTCTTTTACCGGAACACGAGGAACTGGTGAACAGACTTAATCCCCTGGTACGTAGTTTTATTGTTCACCCAGGCCCGCCGGAAGATGCCCCAGCCCAGGGAGCCCTGGTCAATGGCTGGGCCAAAAAATATCCATCGAAGGCCGGAGCGGCGGGCTCTCCCTATCGTTTCCTCGCGGAGAACACCAACGCCGGGAGACTTGATGCGCTGCTGCCCTATTTGGAATGTCTGGGGATATGTATGGACACGGGGCATCTGCTCATGGATGGGAAAAGCCCAGCGGAGTTTTTTAAGGAACATTCGGATCGTATTGGGGAGATACACCTCCACGGCGTTGATCGGGAAAAGGCGGCCGTTGATGGGCGCTTAGCGGATCACCGGCCAGTCCGGGCTGAAGAAAAATGGTTTGGGGAGCTGCTCCCTCTGCTCCGGCAGTTTGCTGGAAATATAAACATGGAAGTTTTTTCCTGGGAAGAAGTGGCTGCCGGGATAAACTCAATTAGGAGGCATATATATGGAAAACATTAA
- the cobT gene encoding nicotinate-nucleotide--dimethylbenzimidazole phosphoribosyltransferase, whose product MENIKAAIEAHLDDLTKPRGSLGKLETYCIKMAEIQGKVPPKLEKKGIYVFAGDHGIATEGVSLYPQEVSRQMVFNILAGGAGINALAGGTGWDVTLVDAGVIGEDFPPDNEIKPVCSFVRARIGSGCRNSFKEDALTPEETEKALARGKALAQDAADRGLDMTAIGDLGIGNTSTAAAMLVAAGFNIDDMVDRGTGIDDTMLKHKRQVIQDAVKNRNPPKDGKAILQKLGSFDFAMMAGFILGLEGRGIACVLDGFPVSAAAYMAYMINPKVRGWLFAGHLSKVAGHKPLLEHMGLDPIVNLDMRLGEGTGAVIGGHIVELGVRAAREMASFSQAHVSDSEKTEEKY is encoded by the coding sequence ATGGAAAACATTAAAGCTGCGATTGAAGCGCATCTGGACGATCTTACCAAACCCCGGGGAAGCCTGGGGAAGCTGGAGACCTATTGCATTAAGATGGCGGAGATACAGGGAAAGGTTCCCCCCAAGCTTGAGAAAAAGGGAATCTACGTATTTGCGGGTGATCATGGTATCGCCACAGAAGGGGTGTCCCTGTACCCCCAGGAGGTTTCCCGGCAGATGGTGTTCAACATCCTTGCTGGCGGGGCGGGGATAAACGCCCTGGCGGGGGGAACCGGATGGGATGTCACCCTGGTGGACGCGGGGGTGATCGGTGAAGATTTTCCCCCGGATAATGAAATAAAGCCGGTGTGTTCCTTTGTACGTGCGCGGATTGGCAGCGGCTGCAGGAATAGTTTTAAGGAAGATGCCCTTACCCCGGAGGAAACCGAAAAGGCCCTGGCCCGGGGAAAAGCCCTGGCTCAGGATGCGGCGGACCGGGGGCTGGATATGACCGCCATCGGCGACCTGGGTATCGGAAACACCAGTACTGCGGCGGCCATGCTTGTCGCCGCGGGTTTTAATATCGACGACATGGTAGACCGGGGAACCGGTATTGACGATACCATGCTGAAGCATAAGCGGCAGGTCATACAGGACGCCGTGAAAAACAGAAATCCTCCCAAGGATGGGAAGGCTATACTTCAAAAGCTCGGTTCCTTCGATTTTGCCATGATGGCCGGTTTCATCCTAGGACTTGAGGGCAGGGGTATTGCCTGTGTCCTCGATGGATTCCCCGTAAGCGCCGCAGCCTATATGGCGTATATGATAAACCCCAAGGTTCGTGGCTGGCTTTTTGCGGGGCATCTTTCCAAGGTCGCCGGTCACAAGCCGCTGCTGGAACACATGGGGCTGGACCCCATCGTGAACCTTGATATGCGTCTGGGGGAAGGTACCGGTGCGGTCATAGGCGGGCATATCGTTGAGCTGGGAGTTAGGGCGGCCCGGGAGATGGCGTCCTTCTCCCAAGCCCATGTTTCGGACAGTGAAAAGACGGAAGAAAAGTACTGA
- a CDS encoding adenosylcobinamide-GDP ribazoletransferase, which produces MFDRFLSTFSVVSRIPVKLKFTFDPSRIDFYLPVTGICPALVGFLIFGGLSLLWDNPLLTGIIVLITQYLCFNLFHLDGLMDTADAFLGTVDREKRQAILKDSRTGVYGFFAGFSVLSLKIVLLSALSPFIFRYPAVILAYPLCGRFAASLVPCMTKPANSGGLGALTRDSKPIRCVLGIVTGLLLWILLVWGLLNLAGLFISLRFDTGFLGSGASPAFFPMIFIGPLTALFYARLYGKSLGGYTGDALGAAVETGEILYLLAVYIIKN; this is translated from the coding sequence ATGTTCGACCGCTTTCTTTCAACCTTCAGTGTGGTTTCGCGTATCCCGGTTAAGCTCAAGTTTACCTTTGATCCTTCCCGGATAGATTTCTATCTTCCCGTTACGGGAATTTGCCCAGCCCTGGTAGGATTTCTGATATTCGGAGGATTATCCCTTCTCTGGGATAATCCCCTGCTTACCGGTATCATCGTTCTTATAACCCAGTATCTTTGTTTTAACCTTTTCCATCTGGACGGGCTTATGGATACTGCGGATGCTTTTTTAGGAACCGTGGACCGGGAAAAGCGGCAGGCCATCTTAAAGGATTCCCGTACCGGCGTGTACGGATTTTTTGCGGGATTTTCTGTCCTTTCCCTAAAAATTGTCCTCCTCTCCGCCCTTTCGCCGTTCATCTTCCGGTATCCCGCAGTAATACTGGCCTATCCTCTCTGCGGCAGATTCGCCGCGTCCCTGGTCCCCTGCATGACTAAACCTGCAAACTCCGGCGGTCTTGGTGCGTTGACCAGGGATTCAAAACCGATCCGCTGTGTCTTGGGCATTGTTACCGGATTACTGCTCTGGATACTCCTTGTCTGGGGCCTGCTAAATCTGGCCGGGTTATTTATTTCTTTAAGATTTGATACAGGTTTTTTAGGCTCAGGTGCTTCTCCGGCGTTTTTTCCGATGATATTCATTGGCCCCCTTACGGCGTTATTTTATGCACGGCTCTACGGAAAATCCCTGGGGGGTTATACCGGGGATGCCCTGGGCGCGGCGGTGGAAACCGGGGAAATTCTGTATTTGCTGGCGGTCTATATCATAAAAAATTAA
- a CDS encoding helix-turn-helix domain-containing protein, translating to MNGSRIVESMKKAVEISRGELSKDAYRIHIPEKIDVKAIRQQMGLSQPAFANRFGLSLYTLRNWEQGKRCPDPAARAYLKVIEKAPDMVSKVLAG from the coding sequence GTGAACGGAAGCCGAATTGTTGAAAGTATGAAAAAGGCGGTTGAAATCTCTCGCGGTGAATTATCGAAAGACGCATACCGGATTCATATTCCGGAAAAGATTGACGTAAAGGCGATACGGCAACAAATGGGGCTTTCACAACCTGCTTTTGCAAACCGTTTCGGCCTTTCTCTTTATACCCTCCGTAATTGGGAACAGGGAAAACGTTGTCCTGACCCGGCAGCACGGGCTTACTTGAAGGTTATTGAGAAGGCTCCTGATATGGTTTCTAAGGTACTAGCAGGTTGA
- a CDS encoding very short patch repair endonuclease, whose translation MDNKTKVQRSLNMAAVKSKNTKPELIVRKELFRQGFRYRLNVKKLPGTPDIVLPKYKTIIFINGCFWHGHKECKKSKLPSTNTIFWENKISDTVQRDKLKSERLESLGWFVIVCWECDILHKHITFSVRKNHLALKYKLKE comes from the coding sequence ATGGATAATAAGACAAAAGTACAGCGAAGTTTGAATATGGCGGCTGTTAAATCCAAAAATACCAAGCCGGAATTAATTGTGAGGAAGGAGTTGTTTCGGCAGGGATTTAGATATCGGCTTAATGTTAAGAAGTTACCGGGAACGCCGGATATTGTTTTACCAAAATATAAGACTATAATTTTCATAAATGGTTGCTTCTGGCATGGACATAAAGAATGTAAAAAATCAAAATTGCCTAGTACAAATACCATATTTTGGGAAAATAAAATAAGTGATACAGTACAACGCGATAAGCTAAAGTCTGAAAGGCTTGAAAGTTTGGGGTGGTTTGTGATAGTTTGTTGGGAATGTGATATCCTGCATAAGCATATTACATTTTCAGTTAGAAAGAACCATTTGGCTCTAAAATATAAATTAAAGGAGTAG
- a CDS encoding DNA cytosine methyltransferase, with product MPDSRSMKNNLTAIDFFCCGGGMTEGFESTGIRVLAGIDIDPACKETYEKNHPNSKFILKDIKKLPSNHFKNKFDVEKNDDGLIMIGCSPCQHWSKINTERGKSEKSKNLLLDFTRFVRYYKPGYIVIENVPGIESKPEESGLKRFLNFLDKHGYKYKKQKIDMSKYGVPQKRVRFVLIATRNGSDPLFPENLKKCKTLKDYIKKLPQINAGEKSNDLPLHRSASISENNLKRLQKTPHNGGTRLAWKDDPDLQINAYKDKDNIFKDVYGRMKWEEPAPTITTRFNSISNGRFGHPEQDRALSLLEGALLQTFSEKYYFSGNTDSVVARQIGNAVPPIFASQIAVKIAEHYQMVK from the coding sequence GTGCCTGATAGTCGCAGTATGAAAAATAATCTAACCGCCATTGATTTTTTCTGTTGCGGAGGCGGCATGACCGAAGGCTTTGAATCTACGGGGATTCGGGTATTAGCCGGAATAGATATCGATCCGGCCTGTAAAGAGACATATGAAAAGAATCATCCTAATTCTAAATTTATTTTAAAAGATATAAAAAAACTTCCCAGCAATCATTTTAAAAATAAATTTGACGTTGAAAAAAATGATGACGGACTTATAATGATTGGTTGTAGCCCCTGTCAGCATTGGTCAAAAATAAATACCGAACGAGGAAAATCGGAAAAATCAAAAAATTTATTATTGGATTTTACACGTTTTGTCAGATATTACAAACCAGGCTATATAGTAATTGAGAATGTCCCCGGCATTGAATCAAAGCCGGAAGAAAGCGGTTTAAAACGTTTCTTGAATTTCCTTGATAAGCACGGATATAAATATAAAAAACAAAAAATTGATATGTCAAAATACGGAGTGCCTCAAAAAAGAGTTCGTTTTGTTCTCATAGCTACCAGAAATGGAAGCGATCCGCTTTTTCCTGAAAATTTAAAAAAATGTAAAACCCTTAAGGATTATATAAAGAAATTACCTCAAATAAATGCGGGTGAAAAATCGAATGATTTACCTCTGCATCGATCCGCAAGTATTTCAGAGAATAATTTAAAAAGATTACAGAAAACTCCTCATAATGGTGGCACACGGTTAGCGTGGAAGGATGATCCTGATTTACAAATAAATGCTTATAAAGATAAGGATAATATTTTCAAGGATGTTTACGGGCGTATGAAATGGGAGGAGCCGGCCCCTACTATAACAACAAGATTTAATAGCATATCAAATGGTCGGTTTGGTCATCCGGAACAGGACAGAGCCCTTTCTCTTCTTGAAGGCGCTTTGTTGCAAACATTTTCCGAAAAATATTATTTCTCAGGAAACACAGATTCTGTTGTTGCCAGGCAAATAGGTAATGCTGTCCCCCCCATATTTGCTTCACAGATTGCAGTTAAAATAGCCGAACACTATCAAATGGTAAAATAG
- a CDS encoding response regulator, with protein MNILLIDDEDRVFDRLKRTFKDQDDIIITHCKNFHHFERYLSLYKIDIMILDLNNDGGITGETETGSKIYNTVYEKYFLPLIIYSGYSDNYDNPHEDNIFIKKIQKGSSDIKQLKSAINEFKLFVEKKISITSSINKNISNVFRDTYQKFSKAKSTDIGSRTDLFTNLMRRRLAASFDYGLDTGSIKAWEIYLYPPLDSNNLLMGDIIRKKGEDKNNPASYKIILSPSCDLQQGQDPVEKVIVATFKQIREAYNKKDKIKQGILSTSSPNRFMIFHELFGEFPHMACDLKSLEIINFNKIGQEADKEFEKVVSIDSPFRESLSWAFLHINGRPGLPNRDFKSWEEDIKKKCFIEPEPSQ; from the coding sequence ATGAATATTTTATTAATTGATGATGAAGACCGCGTTTTTGATAGACTTAAACGTACCTTTAAAGATCAAGATGATATAATAATCACGCATTGCAAAAATTTTCACCATTTTGAACGATATTTGAGCTTATATAAAATAGATATAATGATACTTGACTTGAATAATGATGGTGGTATAACAGGTGAAACAGAAACCGGTAGTAAAATATATAATACGGTTTATGAAAAATATTTTTTACCATTGATTATATATTCAGGATATTCTGATAATTATGATAACCCACATGAAGATAATATTTTTATAAAAAAAATACAAAAAGGTTCGAGTGATATAAAGCAATTGAAATCTGCTATAAATGAATTCAAGTTGTTTGTTGAAAAGAAAATCTCAATAACAAGTTCCATTAATAAAAATATTAGTAATGTTTTTCGTGATACTTACCAAAAATTTAGTAAAGCGAAATCTACAGATATTGGATCAAGAACTGACCTATTTACAAATTTAATGCGCAGAAGATTAGCGGCATCTTTTGATTATGGTTTAGATACCGGATCAATAAAAGCATGGGAAATTTACCTGTATCCCCCTCTTGATTCTAACAACTTGTTGATGGGTGATATAATTAGGAAAAAAGGTGAAGATAAAAATAATCCCGCATCTTATAAAATTATTCTGTCGCCTTCATGTGATTTACAACAAGGTCAAGACCCGGTAGAGAAAGTAATAGTCGCTACTTTTAAGCAAATCAGAGAGGCTTATAATAAAAAAGATAAAATTAAACAAGGCATACTAAGTACATCATCTCCTAATAGGTTTATGATATTTCATGAACTTTTTGGGGAATTTCCGCATATGGCTTGTGATTTAAAATCATTAGAGATAATTAATTTTAATAAAATAGGTCAGGAAGCCGATAAAGAATTTGAAAAAGTTGTATCAATAGACAGTCCTTTTCGAGAATCATTATCTTGGGCATTCTTGCATATTAATGGACGCCCTGGTTTACCAAATCGGGATTTTAAGTCATGGGAAGAAGATATAAAGAAAAAATGTTTTATAGAACCGGAACCTTCTCAATAA